A genomic region of Arachis hypogaea cultivar Tifrunner chromosome 5, arahy.Tifrunner.gnm2.J5K5, whole genome shotgun sequence contains the following coding sequences:
- the LOC112803137 gene encoding kinesin-like protein KIN-14C, whose protein sequence is MQASSLEIYNETIRDLLSNRPCGIDQTRTDNSVPGKQYKLVANGNTHVSDLTIVDVCSVNKISSLLKQAAQCRSVGRTQMNEQSSGSHFVFTLRICGILENTEQQANSDRAANSDSHTPSEGLWFNQREKMKNPLLML, encoded by the exons ATGCAG GCATCAAGCTTGGAAATATATAATGAGACCATCAGGGATTTGTTATCAAATAGGCCATGTGGGATTGACCAGACACGAACAGACAATAGTGTTCCTGGCAAGCAGTACAAACTTGTTGCAAACGGAAACACACACGTTTCTGACCTAACCATTGTGGATGTTTGTAGCGTGAACAAGATTTCCTCACTTCTAAAACAGGCTGCACAATGCAG gtcTGTGGGGAGGACACAGATGAATGAACAATCATCTGGAAGCCATTTTGTCTTTACTTTGCGTATTTGTGGGATACTTGAG AACACGGAACAACAAGCAAATTCGGACAGAGCGGCAAATTCAGACAGCCACACGCCCTCCGAAGGCCTTTGGTTTAATCAAAGGGAAAAAATGAAGAACCCtcttttgatgttatag